GCGCGCCGGGGTCAGCGTTGGTTCGGTCTATCAATACTTTCCCAACAAACAGGCGGTGGTTGCGGGACTCACGGAGCGCATCAACGACGCGATGTTGCGCCAACTGAAGGCCGCGATGGAGGCCGAGCTGTCGGTGAGGGATCGTCTGCGGGCCGCGCTGGACGTGCTCTGCTCGACCAACGTCGCAGACGCGGAGTTGCGGCGCGTGCTCTTGCTGCATGTGCCTCGCAGTTGGGAGCACACGGGCATCGTCAAGGCGGAGCGAGACGCCCTCGAATTGGTCCGAGGCTTCGCGCGTCAGCTCGCACCCAGTCGGTCTCCTGCCGAAGTCGAGGACTGGACCTATGCGATGTTCTTTGCGACGCGCGGGGCCGCGCAAGGCGCATTGCTCTATCGCCCCTCGCTGCTGGAGAGCGGTCGGCTCACCGAGATGTTGCTGGGCATGTTCCTGGACGCCGCCGAGCCACCGCCGAATGCCGTGCCTCGGAATTCGTAGTGGACCTAGGTGAGCAATTTGCGGGTTGAGTTCGCCAACTGCGCGAATCTCGGAGCCATTTACCGAAACCCAACGCGAGTATCGCGACCCTGGTGCCGAGGCTAGCTTTCCGCCGCCGCGCAGGACGCCCTCTCTGTGCGCGGCGAGGAGATCATGCGAGCGACGGCAATTCTGGTTTCGATGGTTTGCGTGTTGGTGCCGGTCGGCTGCGGGGACGGTGAGTCCGCGTCCGAAGCGAGCGGCACCGGTGGCAGTGGCGGTAACGGGACGGCGGGCCAGGCCGGGGCGAGTGGGGCTGCCGCCGGCGTTACAATCGAAGGGCTGTCAGCGCCCGTGGAGGCATCCTTCGACGACCACGGCGTGCCTAGCCTCGATTGCCAAACCAACGCGGACTGCATCGCCGCGCTTGGATACTTCCACGCCCGCGACCGCTTCGTGCAGATGGACCTGCGTCGTCGCATCAGCACGGGGCGTCTGACCCAGGTCATCGCCAAGGGGCTACGCAATGCGGCGCTGAACATCGACGTGGAGAGCCGTGCGCGCTACTCGACGCGCAACGGAGACCTGCTCGAGGCCGCCATCGTCGAAAGCTCCGACGCCGACAGCCGCGCGATGATGGAGGCCTACAGTCGCGGAGTGAACGCGTGGATCGCGGACGTCAAGGCCGGGCGCAATGGCGCACAGTTCCCTCGCGAGTACGAACACAAGGGACTGCTCGATTACGACGCGCAGCGCATTCCGGCGTGGACCCCGAGCGATTGCGTGGCGACCATCCTTGCTTTGATCAACTCCTTGACCAACCGCGCCGGCGTGGAGATCGAGCGAGGTCGACACCGCGCCGATCTCAAGGCGCGCTTCGGCGACGCCCAGGGCGAGTTGATGTTCCGCGACTTGTTCGACATTCGCCCCGACATCGACTCGCCGATTCTGCCCGGGTTCGGTGGCGTCACGGCCTCGCTCTGGCGTCAGCCCGACAAGTCCACCCTGAGCGGCAATCCCACGCTGCCTGCTGGCCCTGTCGTCGGCAACCACCTGTTGGACCCGCTGCTCGGCAACGCGGAGCGCGAAACGGGCATCGGCTCCAACAACTGGGTCGTCAGCCCACAGAAGAGCGCGACGGGCAACGCCTTCATGGCCAACGATCCGCACCTTGGCATGAGCAACCCGGCGCTCGCGTACCTGGCACACCTGGACAGCAAGACTCACGGCAGCGGTGACTTGCACGTCGCTGGCATGACCTTCGCGGGCATGCCCTTCGTGCTGATTGGTCAGAACGAGTTCCTGGCCTGGGGACCCACCAACAGCAACTTCGATCTCACCGATGTCTATGTCGAGGAGGTGAGCGCCGACGGCAACAGCGTCACCTTCAAGAACGCTCAGGTTCCCATCGTCAAGAAGATGGTCAGCTTCACCTTCTCCGACGGTAGTTCCGAGCAGCGGGAGTTGCAGTTCGTGCCGCACCACGGCCCCGTCCTGCCGCGAGCCAATGCCAGCGACCCGATGTTGACCCTGCGCTGGGCCGGAAACGACATCACGACGGACGTGAACTTCCTGATGAAGCTTGCCAAGGCCAAGGACGTCTTCGAAGCGCAGACGGCGCTGAAGAGCATCACAGCGGTGGGCTCGAACTGGGCGATCGCCGACGTGAAGGGAAACATCGCGTACCTGCCCTACAATCGAGTTCCCAAGCGTCCCTGGGCGACCTGGTATTCGCCGGCTCAGGGTGTGGAAGCCGTCCCATGGCTGCCCTTGGATGGTCGGGGCGACTTCGAGTGGGAGAGCTACTACGACTATGACGAGCTGCCGCAGGTCATCAACCCGGCGCTCGGCTACGTCGCCACCGCCAACAACGACATGACCGGGGCGCTGTTCGACGGGGATCCGACGGATGCGAGTCACGGCGTTTTCCAAACGAACATCGAGCCTGGCTATCGCCACAAGCGCATCGTCGATCTGCTCGCGGCGACCGACAGCCACGACATGGCCAGCATGGACGCGCTCATCTCGGACACCCACTCGTTGATCGGTGAGCAGCTCGTGCCCCATTTGCTCACGGCCGCCAGTTCGCTGACCTTGTCCGCTCGCGGACAAAAGGTTCGCGACGCCCTGAGCGCCTGGAAGTTCGACTGTCCCACGGGTTTGGCCGGCACGGACGGTGCGAAGGCGCCACGGGTCAGCGACGCCACCGTGCTG
This genomic stretch from Polyangiaceae bacterium harbors:
- a CDS encoding TetR/AcrR family transcriptional regulator; the encoded protein is MSNNTKPRRQPKRRSGRQIVDSILDAARDILVTQGFAKLTTNKIAERAGVSVGSVYQYFPNKQAVVAGLTERINDAMLRQLKAAMEAELSVRDRLRAALDVLCSTNVADAELRRVLLLHVPRSWEHTGIVKAERDALELVRGFARQLAPSRSPAEVEDWTYAMFFATRGAAQGALLYRPSLLESGRLTEMLLGMFLDAAEPPPNAVPRNS
- a CDS encoding penicillin acylase family protein; this translates as MRATAILVSMVCVLVPVGCGDGESASEASGTGGSGGNGTAGQAGASGAAAGVTIEGLSAPVEASFDDHGVPSLDCQTNADCIAALGYFHARDRFVQMDLRRRISTGRLTQVIAKGLRNAALNIDVESRARYSTRNGDLLEAAIVESSDADSRAMMEAYSRGVNAWIADVKAGRNGAQFPREYEHKGLLDYDAQRIPAWTPSDCVATILALINSLTNRAGVEIERGRHRADLKARFGDAQGELMFRDLFDIRPDIDSPILPGFGGVTASLWRQPDKSTLSGNPTLPAGPVVGNHLLDPLLGNAERETGIGSNNWVVSPQKSATGNAFMANDPHLGMSNPALAYLAHLDSKTHGSGDLHVAGMTFAGMPFVLIGQNEFLAWGPTNSNFDLTDVYVEEVSADGNSVTFKNAQVPIVKKMVSFTFSDGSSEQRELQFVPHHGPVLPRANASDPMLTLRWAGNDITTDVNFLMKLAKAKDVFEAQTALKSITAVGSNWAIADVKGNIAYLPYNRVPKRPWATWYSPAQGVEAVPWLPLDGRGDFEWESYYDYDELPQVINPALGYVATANNDMTGALFDGDPTDASHGVFQTNIEPGYRHKRIVDLLAATDSHDMASMDALISDTHSLIGEQLVPHLLTAASSLTLSARGQKVRDALSAWKFDCPTGLAGTDGAKAPRVSDATVLRESAGCAAFHVLLRDINHATVDDEGVIGERGPNLVVVKMLKGEANLAGDVYWDDVSTPTVESKDDILAAAFDSAGEFLTSALGDDESKWAWGRIHTVTLRSDLDTASSGLVRDFNESGFANDGGMFTVDVANPTADITQAEGAAVRFVCEAKPERPQCTIQLPGGQSSHLDSPHYLDLLPDYLANVSRPLAMDVAAARKSAKTVVTVSAAP